One Cystobacter fuscus DSM 2262 DNA segment encodes these proteins:
- a CDS encoding glycosyl hydrolase — protein MSTSGSGRFSGLALVVACAVLCPGAAGAQVGRTLVTPSPSPAAQKVYGLLVDLENGARAGNRRTIIGQHCEAQKEIHQEGSYAGAYYDKVTQLSGGKRPAFVEFDLGPGWYQSAFTEDATAWRATFNGVGFLKDRWTYGDGLVGMGFHQPYPGSPVKSFENTIVETATNASGQRVNLDDAWFKRVVDWQNNTAEYQTLLRDLSWAANRLQPLKDAGVPVLFRPYHEMNKRSGRFWWANRDPALYKQLWSIIFNYMTKTRGFNNLIWVWSPYAWDGTYGGDPWNYYPTEGADIVAVDIYSGNPYLPGRYYTDLAGYNKPRMLAENDKMPVRWDKNVSEIDARPWVIYSIWGDTVIRDVSGSGAANAWNVENNYQAIKNTYAYEKILTGGQLPPTGTANYNWWSVH, from the coding sequence GTGTCGACCTCCGGTTCCGGGAGGTTCAGCGGCCTGGCGCTGGTGGTGGCGTGCGCGGTGCTGTGTCCCGGAGCAGCCGGGGCCCAGGTGGGCAGGACGCTGGTGACGCCTTCTCCCTCGCCGGCGGCGCAGAAGGTCTACGGGCTCCTCGTGGACCTGGAGAACGGGGCGCGCGCGGGCAACCGCCGCACGATCATCGGCCAGCACTGCGAGGCGCAGAAGGAAATCCACCAGGAAGGCAGCTACGCGGGGGCGTACTACGACAAGGTCACCCAGCTGTCTGGCGGCAAGCGGCCCGCGTTCGTCGAGTTCGACCTGGGGCCGGGCTGGTACCAGTCCGCGTTCACCGAGGACGCCACGGCCTGGCGGGCCACCTTCAACGGGGTTGGTTTCCTCAAGGATCGTTGGACCTATGGCGATGGCCTCGTGGGAATGGGTTTCCATCAGCCCTATCCGGGCAGTCCGGTGAAGAGCTTCGAGAACACCATCGTCGAGACGGCCACCAATGCCTCCGGCCAGCGGGTGAACCTGGATGACGCGTGGTTCAAGCGGGTCGTCGACTGGCAGAACAATACGGCCGAATACCAGACGCTGCTGAGGGATTTGTCTTGGGCCGCCAATCGCTTGCAGCCGTTGAAGGACGCGGGCGTCCCGGTGCTCTTCCGGCCCTACCATGAGATGAACAAGCGCTCGGGCCGCTTCTGGTGGGCCAACCGCGATCCCGCGCTCTACAAGCAACTGTGGAGCATCATCTTCAACTACATGACGAAGACGCGGGGGTTCAACAATCTCATCTGGGTCTGGTCCCCCTATGCCTGGGATGGGACGTACGGGGGCGATCCCTGGAACTACTACCCCACCGAGGGCGCGGACATCGTCGCGGTCGACATCTACAGCGGCAATCCCTACCTGCCGGGGCGGTACTACACGGATCTCGCCGGCTACAACAAGCCGCGCATGCTGGCGGAGAACGACAAGATGCCGGTGCGCTGGGACAAGAACGTCTCGGAGATCGACGCCCGCCCCTGGGTCATCTACTCCATCTGGGGGGATACGGTGATTCGGGACGTCAGCGGTTCCGGAGCGGCGAATGCCTGGAACGTCGAGAACAACTACCAGGCCATCAAGAACACCTACGCCTATGAGAAGATCCTGACGGGCGGACAACTGCCGCCCACCGGCACGGCCAATTACAACTGGTGGTCCGTGCACTGA